From Pseudonocardia autotrophica, one genomic window encodes:
- the smc gene encoding chromosome segregation protein SMC, producing the protein MHLKTLTMKGFKSFASATTLRLEPGITCVVGPNGSGKSNVVDAISWVLGEQGAKALRGGKMEDVIFAGTSGRAPLGRAEVTLTIDNSDGALPIDYSEVSVTRRMFRDGAGEYEINGSRARLLDVQELLSDSGIGREMHVIVGQGQLDGVLQSKPEDRRAYIEEAAGVLKHRKRKEKALRKLDAMQANLTRLTDLTAELRRQLKPLGRQAEIARRAQSVQTELRDARLRLSADDLVTLQGEVAREEAGQEQARRRRAEVEEQLTGARESEQELAAALAQDAPRLAAAQDTWYQLSALAERLRGTVRLAQERVRHLTSSEAAERTPGRDPDETEAEADAIAEQEEELVDAVAQARRRLDEVIAEKAERERTLAAAEREHMAAVRALADRRAGIATLAGKADALRSGAAATAEEIERLSEALTEAAGRTEAARAELESAREELGIESGDGEDALAVRVEQAEAAHRAAAERVAELVRAERDAEQRRAHWRARVDALGVGLVRRDGTGALLDSAPDGLLGAVAELVVVEPAGRAAVAAALGEVAEGVAVASVPSAAAALRALRTGDSGRAALLVGGDGAADGPPARIAVPDGDPPAGRWAAGFVTAPPALGAALAALLRDVVVVDDLDSAAAALAARPGLTAVTTDGDLLTAHAARGGAGAGEGALQLQAAVDDAVAERDRVDSELESLRPTAEGARAEEQARAADLQQARSAVAEAEKRRSAAAAQLGRLEQVVTSAGAEAQRLRERRDAVEARRSESLIELEAAEHQLSIAEDVPVDDEPDTELRDEAAERVEEVRSEEVECRLALRTAEERASAIAGRAESLRRQAQAERQARARAAAAAQERERAGEIARLVVDAGELAVSRIEVSLAAAAAERDEIQAARADRDRAHREARDATTRLTALLEKLTDAVHRDEMVRQQTRMRLEQLTERVLADHGIGIDDLVGEYGPDVPVPASEAETAEYEAARERGEQVSAPPPVPFDRATQERRLKRAEKDLAQLGKVNPLALEEFAALEERYRFLSTQLEDLKNTRRDLLTVVREVDDKILQVFTTAYHDVAREFEIVFATLFPGGDGRLVLTDPEDMLTTGIEVEARPPGKKVKRLSLLSGGERSLTAMALLVAIFRARPSPFYVLDEIEAALDDVNLRRLISLLEELRAASQLIVITHQKPTMEVADALYGVSMRGDGITQVISQRLRPAS; encoded by the coding sequence GTGCACCTGAAGACGCTGACGATGAAGGGCTTCAAGTCCTTCGCCTCGGCCACCACGCTGCGTCTGGAGCCGGGGATCACCTGTGTGGTCGGGCCCAACGGGTCGGGCAAGTCCAACGTGGTCGACGCGATCAGCTGGGTGCTCGGCGAGCAGGGCGCCAAGGCGCTGCGCGGCGGCAAGATGGAGGACGTCATCTTCGCCGGCACCTCGGGGCGGGCGCCGCTGGGCCGCGCCGAGGTGACGCTGACGATCGACAACAGCGACGGGGCGCTGCCGATCGACTACTCCGAGGTCTCGGTGACCCGGCGGATGTTCCGCGACGGGGCGGGCGAGTACGAGATCAACGGCTCCCGAGCCCGGCTGCTGGACGTGCAGGAGCTGCTGTCCGACTCGGGCATCGGCCGGGAGATGCACGTGATCGTCGGGCAGGGGCAGCTCGACGGTGTGCTGCAGTCCAAGCCGGAGGACCGGCGCGCCTACATCGAGGAGGCGGCCGGGGTCCTCAAGCACCGCAAGCGCAAGGAGAAGGCGCTGCGGAAGCTCGATGCGATGCAGGCCAATCTGACCCGGCTCACCGACCTCACCGCCGAGCTGCGCCGCCAGCTCAAGCCGCTGGGCAGGCAGGCCGAGATCGCGCGCCGGGCGCAGTCGGTGCAGACCGAGCTGCGCGACGCCCGGCTCCGGCTCTCCGCCGACGATCTCGTCACCCTGCAGGGCGAGGTCGCCCGCGAGGAGGCGGGCCAGGAGCAGGCCCGGCGGCGCCGCGCCGAGGTCGAGGAGCAGCTCACCGGGGCCCGGGAGAGCGAGCAGGAGCTGGCGGCAGCCCTCGCGCAGGACGCACCGCGTCTCGCCGCGGCCCAGGACACCTGGTACCAGCTCTCCGCGCTGGCCGAGCGGCTGCGCGGCACGGTCCGGCTCGCCCAGGAACGGGTCCGGCACCTCACGTCCTCGGAGGCTGCCGAACGCACCCCCGGCCGGGACCCGGACGAGACCGAGGCCGAGGCCGACGCGATCGCCGAGCAGGAGGAGGAGCTGGTCGACGCGGTCGCGCAGGCCCGCCGCCGGCTCGACGAGGTGATCGCGGAGAAGGCGGAACGCGAACGCACCCTCGCCGCCGCCGAGCGCGAGCACATGGCGGCGGTCCGCGCGCTCGCCGACCGCCGGGCCGGCATCGCGACCCTCGCCGGCAAGGCCGACGCGCTGCGCTCGGGGGCGGCCGCGACGGCCGAGGAGATCGAGCGGCTGTCCGAGGCACTCACCGAGGCCGCCGGGCGCACCGAGGCGGCGCGGGCCGAGCTGGAATCGGCCCGGGAGGAGCTGGGCATCGAGTCCGGCGACGGCGAGGACGCGCTCGCCGTCCGCGTCGAGCAGGCCGAGGCGGCGCACCGGGCGGCCGCCGAGCGGGTCGCGGAGCTGGTGCGGGCCGAGCGCGACGCCGAACAGCGCCGGGCGCACTGGCGGGCCCGGGTGGATGCGCTCGGAGTCGGCCTGGTCCGCCGGGACGGCACCGGTGCCCTGTTGGATTCCGCGCCGGACGGGCTGCTGGGCGCGGTCGCCGAGCTCGTCGTCGTCGAACCGGCCGGGCGGGCCGCGGTGGCGGCCGCGCTGGGCGAGGTCGCCGAGGGGGTCGCGGTCGCATCGGTCCCGTCGGCCGCCGCGGCGCTGCGCGCCCTGCGCACCGGGGACTCCGGCCGGGCGGCGCTGCTGGTCGGCGGTGACGGTGCCGCCGACGGGCCGCCGGCCCGGATCGCGGTGCCCGACGGCGATCCGCCCGCGGGCCGCTGGGCCGCCGGGTTCGTCACCGCCCCGCCCGCGCTCGGTGCGGCGCTCGCGGCGCTGCTGCGCGACGTCGTCGTGGTCGACGACCTGGACTCCGCGGCGGCCGCGCTGGCCGCCCGGCCCGGGCTGACCGCCGTCACCACCGACGGCGACCTGCTGACCGCGCACGCCGCCCGCGGCGGCGCCGGTGCGGGGGAGGGCGCGCTGCAGCTGCAGGCCGCGGTGGACGACGCGGTCGCCGAGCGGGACCGGGTGGACTCCGAGCTGGAGTCGCTGCGGCCGACCGCCGAGGGCGCCCGCGCCGAGGAGCAGGCCAGGGCAGCGGACCTGCAGCAGGCCCGGTCGGCGGTCGCGGAGGCGGAGAAGCGGCGCTCCGCCGCGGCCGCCCAGCTCGGCCGGCTGGAGCAGGTCGTCACCTCGGCCGGTGCCGAGGCGCAGCGGCTGCGCGAACGGCGCGACGCGGTGGAGGCCCGCCGCTCCGAGTCGCTGATCGAGCTGGAGGCCGCCGAGCACCAGCTGTCGATCGCCGAGGACGTCCCGGTCGACGACGAGCCGGACACCGAGCTGCGCGACGAGGCCGCCGAGCGCGTCGAGGAGGTCCGCTCGGAGGAGGTCGAGTGCCGGCTGGCGCTGCGCACCGCCGAGGAACGGGCCAGTGCGATCGCCGGCCGGGCCGAGTCGCTGCGCCGGCAGGCGCAGGCCGAGCGCCAGGCCAGGGCCCGGGCCGCGGCGGCGGCGCAGGAGCGGGAACGGGCCGGGGAGATCGCGCGCCTGGTCGTCGACGCGGGAGAGCTGGCGGTGTCGCGGATCGAGGTCTCGCTGGCGGCCGCGGCCGCGGAGCGCGACGAGATCCAGGCCGCCCGCGCCGACCGCGACCGGGCGCACCGCGAGGCCCGGGACGCCACGACCCGGCTGACCGCGCTGCTGGAGAAGCTGACCGACGCCGTGCACCGCGACGAGATGGTGCGTCAGCAGACCCGGATGCGCCTCGAGCAGCTGACCGAGCGGGTGCTCGCCGACCACGGCATCGGGATCGACGACCTGGTCGGCGAGTACGGGCCGGACGTGCCGGTTCCGGCGTCGGAGGCCGAGACCGCCGAGTACGAGGCGGCCCGCGAGCGGGGCGAGCAGGTGTCGGCGCCGCCGCCGGTGCCGTTCGACCGGGCCACCCAGGAACGCAGGCTCAAGCGGGCCGAGAAGGACCTCGCCCAGCTGGGCAAGGTCAATCCGCTCGCGCTGGAGGAGTTCGCGGCGCTCGAGGAGCGCTACCGGTTCCTGTCCACCCAGCTCGAGGACCTCAAGAACACCCGCCGCGACCTGCTGACCGTGGTCCGCGAGGTGGACGACAAGATCCTGCAGGTCTTCACGACCGCCTACCACGACGTGGCCAGGGAGTTCGAGATCGTCTTCGCGACGCTGTTCCCCGGGGGCGACGGCCGGCTCGTCCTGACCGACCCGGAGGACATGCTGACCACCGGTATCGAGGTCGAGGCCCGGCCGCCGGGCAAGAAGGTGAAGCGGCTGTCGCTGCTCTCCGGCGGTGAGCGCTCGCTGACCGCGATGGCGCTGCTGGTCGCGATCTTCCGGGCGCGGCCGTCGCCGTTCTACGTGCTCGACGAGATCGAGGCAGCCCTCGACGACGTCAACCTCCGCAGGCTGATCTCGCTGCTGGAGGAGCTCCGCGCGGCCAGCCAGCTGATCGTCATCACCCACCAGAAGCCGACGATGGAGGTCGCCGACGCGCTCTACGGCGTCTCCATGCGCGGTGACGGCATCACCCAGGTCATCTCGCAGCGGTTGCGGCCCGCCTCCTAG
- the ftsY gene encoding signal recognition particle-docking protein FtsY encodes MTTQTIWIVVAVVVAVLLIAVLVGVLISRRRRISLRSDDESTPELETDREPPRAGGSYQAGGGFDFASGTATAPERPGDGADGADGAADAGGAARPGADEGPTADEVRTPPGGTPVVGGATEARTPPGGIPVSTAPPVTSGRAPSGPTVRTEPATARPGDPGAGAGSRVIDTAEASKDPETRQLTRPDAAPGAPVGSAGAAVTEQLPAPGTAPTEPVARPDADPGSTTGTPAPAADPAAPVAPTAPAEEIAPAEGRIGRLRGRLSRSRSGLGQSLLGLLGAGDLDDESWEDVEATLLQADLGPEMTAEITERLREQLATRGVRTAEQVRQTLHDVLVEALDTGQNRSVHALPHDGRPAVLLVVGVNGTGKTTTTGKLARVLVAGGRRVTLGAADTFRAAAAEQLVTWGERSGAGVVRGAEGADPASVAFEAVKRGTSDAVDAVLLDTAGRLHTKTGLMDELGKVKRVVEKQARVDEVLLVLDATTGQNGLTQARVFGEVVDVTGIALTKLDGTAKGGIVFRVQRELGVPVKLVGLGEGPDDLAPFEPKAFVDALLN; translated from the coding sequence GTGACCACGCAGACCATCTGGATCGTCGTCGCGGTCGTCGTCGCCGTGCTGCTGATCGCCGTCCTCGTCGGGGTGCTGATCTCCCGGAGGCGGCGGATCAGTCTGCGCTCCGACGACGAGTCGACGCCCGAGCTCGAGACCGACCGGGAACCACCGCGGGCAGGAGGCAGCTACCAGGCCGGTGGCGGGTTCGACTTCGCCTCGGGCACGGCCACGGCACCCGAGCGCCCCGGTGACGGCGCTGACGGCGCTGACGGGGCGGCCGACGCCGGCGGCGCGGCCCGTCCGGGCGCCGACGAGGGCCCCACCGCCGACGAGGTGCGCACACCGCCCGGTGGCACACCGGTCGTCGGTGGCGCCACCGAGGCCCGGACGCCGCCCGGCGGGATCCCGGTCAGCACCGCACCGCCGGTCACCTCGGGGCGGGCGCCGAGCGGCCCGACCGTCCGGACCGAGCCCGCGACCGCGCGGCCGGGGGACCCCGGCGCCGGTGCGGGCAGCCGGGTGATCGATACGGCCGAGGCCAGCAAGGACCCGGAGACCCGGCAGCTCACCCGCCCGGACGCCGCGCCCGGTGCGCCGGTCGGGTCGGCCGGTGCAGCGGTCACCGAGCAGCTCCCGGCGCCCGGGACCGCCCCGACCGAGCCGGTCGCCCGGCCGGACGCCGATCCCGGCAGCACCACCGGCACCCCGGCGCCCGCCGCGGATCCGGCGGCACCGGTGGCCCCCACGGCGCCGGCCGAGGAGATCGCCCCCGCCGAGGGCCGGATCGGCCGCCTGCGCGGCAGGCTGTCGCGTTCCCGGTCCGGTCTCGGGCAGAGCCTGCTCGGCCTGCTCGGCGCCGGTGACCTGGACGACGAGTCGTGGGAGGACGTCGAGGCCACCCTGCTCCAGGCCGATCTCGGCCCGGAGATGACCGCGGAGATCACCGAGCGGCTGCGCGAGCAGCTCGCCACCCGCGGTGTGCGCACCGCCGAGCAGGTCCGCCAGACCCTGCACGACGTGCTCGTCGAGGCGCTCGACACCGGCCAGAACCGGTCGGTGCACGCGCTGCCGCACGACGGTCGCCCGGCGGTGCTGCTCGTCGTCGGGGTGAACGGCACCGGCAAGACCACCACCACCGGCAAGCTCGCCCGCGTGCTGGTCGCCGGGGGCCGCCGGGTCACCCTCGGTGCCGCGGACACGTTCCGGGCCGCGGCCGCCGAGCAGCTGGTGACCTGGGGCGAGCGCTCCGGGGCCGGCGTCGTACGCGGGGCGGAGGGCGCCGACCCGGCGTCGGTGGCGTTCGAGGCCGTCAAACGGGGTACCTCCGACGCCGTCGACGCCGTCCTGCTCGACACCGCGGGCCGCCTGCACACCAAGACCGGCCTGATGGACGAGCTGGGCAAGGTCAAGCGGGTGGTGGAGAAGCAGGCCCGGGTCGACGAGGTGCTGCTCGTGCTGGACGCGACGACCGGTCAGAACGGGCTCACCCAGGCCCGGGTGTTCGGCGAGGTCGTCGACGTCACCGGGATCGCGCTCACCAAGCTGGACGGCACCGCCAAGGGCGGGATCGTGTTCCGGGTCCAGCGCGAGCTCGGCGTCCCGGTGAAGCTGGTGGGCCTCGGCGAGGGGCCGGACGATCTCGCGCCGTTCGAGCCGAAGGCGTTCGTCGACGCGTTGCTGAATTGA